A stretch of Phragmites australis chromosome 12, lpPhrAust1.1, whole genome shotgun sequence DNA encodes these proteins:
- the LOC133886593 gene encoding probable hexosyltransferase MUCI70 produces MAQYRQSGVFFDSRGGSNYPLPDYNRPHHPSKPSSRIRRPGKPASRRRPRAAAAAVAAAILLLLLAVVFLLSRRISRNPPEIKQDLGGGEGLPEWNQSKGWKELKFGYGSGGRSAQDSRYWDRDDRRRDEDYSEDEKEKISGGSGNASNAGGGGEKVVASEVGVEQKGLTLETGSGEKDVPEVAEGGQGGTLYNEGGRKELEQYEAAAMGAARTGVREVDPDDEYDDGIDTQDDLDDALVHSSDGGRKLGDGGHESAEKTDEVTLETHTEAGRGIVDGRDTSSMDKRKVSGTSNKKHGSKKSKRKKTGSTCEMKFLNSTAQLVEPAKNEKFASFNLEYVQVEERPVGSEYWEPRFAGHQNLQEREESYIAHDQQLNCAFVKGPNGTSTGFDISEDDQKYMRKCHIAVSSCIFGNSDRLRAPFSKTITSLSKKTVCFAMFLDEVTLQTLESEGQKMDNMGFIGIWKIILIKNMPYNDMRRVGKIPKFLAHRLFPLSRFSIWLDSKLRLQTDPILILEYFLWRHGYEYAISNHYDRHCVWEEVAQNKRLNKFNHTIIDQQFKFYQADGLTRFNPSDPNKLLPSYVPEGSFIVREHTPMSNLFSCQWFNEVDRFTPHDQLSFAYTYLKLRRMNPDKPFRLNMFKDCERRSIAKLFHHRSEERRSGPQLTR; encoded by the exons aTGGCGCAGTACAGGCAGTCCGGTGTCTTCTTCGACTCACGGGGCGGGAGCAACTACCCGCTCCCGGACTACAACCGGCCCCACCACCCCTCCAAGCCCTCCTCCCGGATCCGCCGGCCCGGGAAGCCCGcgtcgcgccgccgcccgcgggccgcggcggccgcggtcGCCGCCgcgatcctcctcctcctcctcgccgtcgtcttcctcctctcgcGCCGCATCTCCCGCAACCCCCCAG AGATCAAACAAGATTTGGGCGGCGGGGAGGGGTTGCCGGAGTGGAACCAGAGCAAGGGCTGGAAGGAGCTCAAGTTCGGGtacggcagcggcggccggaGCGCGCAGGATTCCAGGTACTGGGACCGGGACGATCGGCGCCGCGACGAGGACTACTCGGAGGACGAGAAGGAGAAGATCTCGGGTGGAAGTGGAAACGCCAGCAatgccggcggcggtggcgagaAAGTTGTGGCGTCTGAAGTAGGTGTTGAGCAGAAAGGATTGACCTTGGAGACCGGCAGTGGTGAGAAGGATGTTCCGGAGGTGGCTGAAGGTGGGCAAGGAGGGACCTTGTACAATGAGGGGGGGAGGAAGGAGCTGGAACAGTATGAGGCGGCAGCCATGGGGGCGGCGAGAACAGGGGTGAGGGAGGTTGACCCAGATGATGAGTATGATGATGGCATTGACACACAAGATGATTTAGAtgatgctctggtgcattcttCTGATGGTGGGAGGAAGCTTGGTGATGGCGGTCATGAAAGTGCTGAGAAGACGGATGAAGTCACCTTGGAGACACACACAGAAGCAGGTAGAGGGATCGTTGATGGCCGTGATACCAGTAGCATGGACAAAAGGAAGGTTTCAGGGACTAGTAATAAGAAACATGGGTCCAAGAAATCAAAGCGGAAGAAGACTG GTTCAACCTGTGAAATGAAGTTCCTGAACTCCACTGCACAACTTGTAGAGCCAGCAAAAAATGAGAAATTCGctagttttaatttggagtatGTACAAGTTGAAGAAAGACCTGTTGGATCAGAATATTGGGAGCCAAGATTTGCTGGCCATCAGAATCTACAGGAAAGAGAGGAGTCATACATTGCCCATGACCAACAGTTAAATTGTGCTTTTGTTAAGGGTCCTAATGGTACAAGTACTGGTTTTGATATATCAGAGGATGATCAAAAGTACATGAGGAAATGCCACATTGCTGTTTCTTCTTGCATCTTTGGAAACTCTGATCGTCTTAGGGCTCCTTTCAGCAAAACA ATCACGAGTCTCTCAAAGAAGACAGTTTGCTTTGCTATGTTTTTGGATGAAGTGACATTGCAAACTTTAGAATCTGAAGGGCAAAAAATGGACAACATGGGTTTCATTGGTATATGGAAGATCATATTGATTAAGAATATGCCTTATAATGACATGAGGAGAGTGGGGAAAATACCAAAATTTTTGGCACATCGGCTTTTCCCATTGTCAAG GTTCTCAATTTGGTTAGACAGCAAATTGCGACTACAAACTGATCCTATCCTTATCCTGGAGTATTTTCTTTGGCGGCATGGTTATGAGTATGCTATTTCCAATCACTATGATCGGCACTGTGTTTGGGAGGAAGTGGCACAAAACAAAAGGCTGAACAAGTTCAACCATACAATAATTGATCAGCAATTTAAGTTTTATCAAGCGGATGGACTGACGAGGTTCAATCCATCGGATCCCAACAAGCTGCTACCAAGTT ATGTCCCTGAAGGTTCTTTCATCGTGAGGGAACACACACCAATGTCCAACTTATTCTCGTGCCAGTGGTTCAATGAGGTTGATCGCTTCACACCTCATGACCAGCTCAGCTTTGCATATACATACTTGAAACTTCGAAGAATGAATCCCGACAAGCCCTTTCGCCTCAATATGTTTAAG GATTGTGAGAGGCGATCAATAGCAAAGCTGTTCCATCATCGATCAGAAGAGAGACGCAGCGGTCCACAACTAACAAGATGA
- the LOC133886594 gene encoding uncharacterized protein LOC133886594, whose protein sequence is MHGQLKMKMRCLTPSGRRRCPLRLGGDTAAFCASLVEGLAHLENTLDVDGGGGGSGSVSMRWCADAMQLVKRMQREMLAIFRKADVPVAVVSSCGAGEWFDHYMQETAALLDFCNAFKAAVSRLHRYCMVVDIAAQVGRAAVSSLLVSGIAAPCAGWASEPVQEAPAAVRDKMKSVKVAVTEAERLGMKIMSGAGGDAGGMVVVTLVAKITTSVLSMFVLQALASPSHLYAGGVRPTTLSSAVVPELEPWCESLSLIHARFPCRATVAEHEQVATVVQDLINGRTDDGGGHGGQEEELLRRHVELLRARSGELREGVEMFDCVLDEVFDEVIRGRNEMLGILRDKALT, encoded by the coding sequence ATGCATGGCCAACTGAAAATGAAGATGAGGTGTCTCACGCCTAGCGGTCGCCGGCGGTGCCCCCTCCGGCTCGGCGGTGACACGGCTGCCTTCTGCGCCTCGCTCGTCGAGGGGCTCGCGCACCTCGAGAACACGCTGGACGTtgatggcggcggtggcgggtcGGGGTCGGTGTCCATGAGGTGGTGCGCCGACGCCATGCAGCTGGTGAAGCGGATGCAGCGCGAGATGCTTGCCATCTTCAGGAAGGCTGACGTGCCGGTGGCCGTCGTTTCGTCTTGCGGCGCCGGGGAGTGGTTCGACCACTACATGCAGGAGACCGCGGCGCTGCTGGACTTTTGCAACGCGTTCAAGGCCGCCGTGTCGCGGCTGCACCGCTACTGCATGGTCGTCGACATCGCCGCGCAGGTGGGCCGCGCCGCCGTCTCGAGTTTGCTCGTCTCGGGGATTGCCGCCCCTTGCGCCGGGTGGGCGTCGGAGCCGGTCCAGGAGGCGCCGGCCGCCGTCCGCGACAAGATGAAGAGCGTGAAGGTGGCGGTGACCGAGGCGGAGCGACTGGGAATGAAGATCATGTCCGGCGCCGGCGGGGACGCGGGCGGCATGGTCGTCGTCACGCTCGTCGCCAAGATCACAACGTCCGTCCTGTCCATGTTCGTGCTCCAGGCACTCGCCTCTCCTTCCCACCTCTACGCTGGCGGCGTCCGGCCCACCACTCTATCCTCCGCCGTCGTCCCGGAGCTGGAGCCGTGGTGCGAGTCACTGTCACTGATCCACGCCCGGTTCCCCTGCCGGGCGACCGTCGCGGAGCACGAGCAGGTTGCCACGGTGGTCCAGGACCTGATCAATGGCAGAACTGACGACGGTGGAGGCCATGGAGGTCAGGAAGAAGAGCTGCTGAGGCGGCATGTGGAGCTGCTGAGGGCAAGGTCAGGCGAGCTCAGGGAAGGGGTGGAGATGTTCGACTGCGTCCTGGATGAGGTGTTCGATGAGGTGATCAGGGGCAGGAATGAGATGCTGGGGATCCTCAGAGACAAGGCTCTAACGTAA
- the LOC133886634 gene encoding protein disulfide isomerase-like 1-1, whose protein sequence is MTICSKVWISLLLALAIALSAPAARAEEAGAAAAAEGEGEAVLTLDADSFDDAVAKHPFMVVEFYAPWCGHCKKLAPEYEKAAQLLSKHDPPIVLAKVDANEDKNRPLATKYEIQGFPTLKIFRNQGKNIQEYKGPREAEGIVEYLKKQVGPASKEIKSPEDATTLIDDKKIYIVGVFTEFSGTEFTNFMEVAEKLRSDYDFGHTLHANHLPRGDAAVERPLVRLLKPFDELVVDSKDFDVAALEKFIDASSTPRVVTFDKNPDNHPYLLKYFQSSAPKAMLFLNFSTGPFESFKSAYYGAADEFKDKEIKFLIGDIEASQGAFQYFGLKEDQAPLILIQDGDSKKFLKEQIEADQIVSWLKEYFDGKLSSFKKSEPIPEVNNEPVKVVVADSLHDVVFKSGKNVLIEFYAPWCGHCKKLAPLLDEAATTLQSDEDVIIAKMDATANDVPSEFEVQGYPTMYFVTPSGKITSYDSGRTADEIVDYIRKNKESGTQETSEKADSVATESVKDEL, encoded by the exons ATGACGATCTGCTCGAAGGTCTGGATCTCGCTGCTGCTCGCGCTCGCCATCGCGCTGTCCGCGCCCGCCGCGAGGGCGGAGgaggccggcgccgccgccgcggcggagggggagggggaggccgTGCTGACCCTTGACGCGGACAGCTTCGACGACGCCGTCGCCAAGCACCCGTTCATGGTCGTCGAGTTCTACGCCCCGTG GTGTGGACACTGCAAGAAACTTGCCCCAGAG TATGAGAAGGCGGCCCAATTGCTTAGCAAGCACGACCCACCGATTGTTCTTGCTAAGGTTGATGCCAACGAGGACAAGAACAGGCCGCTTGCTACCAAGTACGAGATCCAAGGGTTCCCGACCCTTAAGATCTTCAGGAACCAGGGAAAGAACATTCAGGAATACAAGGGCCCTAGGGAGGCCGAGGGCATTGTCGAATACCTGAAGAAGCAGGTTGGCCCTGCTTCCAAGGAGATCAAGTCACCAGAAGATGCAACAACCCTTATCGATGACAAAAAGATCTACATT GTTGGCGTCTTCACAGAATTCAGTGGCACTGAGTTTACAAACTTCATGGAGGTTGCTGAGAAGCTGCGGTCTGATTACGACTTTGGCCACACTTTGCATGCCAACCACCTTCCACGTGGTGATGCTGCAGTGGAGAGGCCTTTGGTTAGGTTATTGAAGCCATTTGATGAGCTCGTTGTTGACAGCAAG GATTTTGATGTCGCTGCTCTGGAGAAGTTTATTGATGCTAGCAGCACTCCCAGAGTTGTCACTTTTGACAAGAATCCTGATAACCACCCATACCTCTTGAAATACTTCCAAAGCTCAGCTCCCAAG GCTATGCTATTTTTGAACTTCTCCACTGGACCATTTGAGTCGTTCAAGTCTGCTTATTATGGTGCTGCAGATGAGTTCAAGGACAAGGAAATCAAGTTCCTTATTGGTGACATTGAAGCCAGCCAGGGTGCTTTCCAG TACTTCGGCCTGAAAGAGGATCAGGCACCCCTTATCCTCATTCAGGATGGTGATTCCAAGAAATTCTTGAAGGAGCAGATTGAGGCTGACCAGATTGTCTCTTGGTTGAAGGAGTACTTC GACGGTAAATTATCATCATTCAAAAAGTCTGAGCCTATTCCTGAGGTCAACAATGAGCCTGTTAAAGTAGTTGTGGCTGACAGCCTCCACGATGTGGTCTTCAAATCTGGCAAAAATG ttcttattgaattctatgcCCCCTGGTGTGGACACTGCAAGAAGTTGGCACCCCTCTTGGACGAGGCTGCCACCACACTTCAAAGTGATGAGGATGTCATCATCGCTAAGATG GACGCAACCGCAAATGATGTGCCCAGTGAGTTTGAAGTTCAAGGTTACCCCACCATGTACTTCGTCACTCCCAGTGGGAAGATAACCTCCTACGACAGCGGCAGGACAGCCGATGAGATCGTCGACTACATCAGGAAGAACAAAGAGTCCGGCACCCAGGAGACGTCAGAGAAGGCGGACTCAGTCGCCACGGAGTCTGTGAAGGACGAGCTCTAA